Proteins encoded within one genomic window of Fragaria vesca subsp. vesca linkage group LG1, FraVesHawaii_1.0, whole genome shotgun sequence:
- the LOC101315378 gene encoding 2-oxoisovalerate dehydrogenase subunit alpha, mitochondrial-like gives MMSLWVRKSGDFMINHFKSKMGSLGSIRFCSRKSPVPVPFPASFAQNVRLPEAHFHFCSRRFESGKPETISDEVDTNQVLDLPEGKVKFISEMRFISESTKERVPCYRVLDDNGKLIMSSNYAEVSQEVAVKMYTDMVMLQTMDTIFYEAQRQGRISFYLTTVGEEAINIASAAALTFDDIVLPQYREPGVLIWRGFTVQEFANQCFSNKADYGKGRQMPIHYGSNKHNYFTVSSTIATQLPQAVGVAYSLKMDRKDACVVTYIGDGGTSEGDFHAALNFAAVTEAPVIFICRNNGWAISTPTSDQFRSDGVVVKGQAYGIRSIRVDGNDALAMYSAVHTAREMAISEQRPILIEAITYRVGHHSTSDDSTKYRPVNEIESWKVERDPVNRFRKWIERNGWWSGEAEIEARNSARKQLLHAIQEAEKVEKPPVADMFTDVYDCPPSNLVEQEKRLRETIKRHSQDYPSDVPV, from the exons ATGATGTCTCTCTGGGTCAGGAAATCAGGAGACTTTATGATCAACCATTTCAAATCCAAGATGGGTTCTTTGGGTTCCATCCGTTTCTGCTCTCGGAAATCTCCGGTTCCGGTTCCTTTTCCAGCTTCATTTGCTCAAAACGTGAGGCTCCCGGAGGCCCATTTCCATTTCTGCTCTCGTCGTTTTGAATCCGGCAAACCAGAAACGATCTCTGACGAGGTTGATACCAATCAG GTTTTGGATTTACCAGAAGGGAAGGTCAAATTTATTTCTGAAATGAGGTTCATATCAGAGTCGACTAAGGAGCGGGTGCCATGTTATAGGGTCCTTGATGACAATGGGAAGCTAATTATGTCCAGCAACTATGCTGAG GTTAGCCAGGAAGTTGCTGTAAAAATGTACACAGACATGGTGATGCTTCAAACCATGGACACCATTTTCTATGAAGCACAGAGGCAAGGAAGAATTTCTTTTTATCTGACTACAGTTGGTGAAGAAGCCATCAATATTGCATCTGCTGCAGCACTCACCTTTGATGACATTGTCCTTCCTCAG TACCGGGAGCCAGGAGTTCTAATATGGCGTGGTTTCACTGTACAAGAATTCGCAAACCAGTGTTTCAGTAACAAAGCTGATTATGGGAAAGGCAGGCAGATGCCAATCCATTATGGCTCTAACAAGCACAATTACTTCACTGTATCATCAACCATAGC TACACAACTTCCACAGGCTGTTGGCGTTGCATATTCTCTGAAGATGGACAGAAAAGATGCATGTGTGGTCACATATATCGGTGATGGTGGCACAAGCGAG GGTGATTTCCATGCTGCTCTAAATTTTGCGGCTGTTACGGAGGCTCCAGTTATTTTCATTTGTCGGAACAATGGATGGGCTATCAGTACACCTACTTCAGACCAGTTTAGGA GTGATGGTGTTGTTGTCAAAGGTCAAGCTTATGGAATCCGAAGTATCCGAGTAGATGGGAATGATGCACTTGCCATGTATAGTGCAGTTCACACTGCACGTGAAATGGCAATCAGTGAACAGAGACCAATCTTAATAGAG GCAATAACATATCGAGTTGGACACCATTCCACATCAGATGATTCGACCAAGTACCGCCCTGTTAATGAGATTGAAAGTTGGAAAGTGGAACGAGACCCAGTAAATCGATTTAGGAAATGGATTGAAAGAAACGGTTGGTGGAGTGGTGAGGCAGAGATAGAAGCTAGAAACAGTGCGAGAAAGCAG TTATTACATGCAATCCAAGAAGCTGAGAAAGTTGAGAAGCCACCAGTAGCTGACATGTTCACAGATGTATACGACTGCCCTCCTTCCAATCTTGTCGAGCAGGAGAAACGGCTAAGAGAGACAATTAAGAGACACTCCCAGGATTACCCATCTGATGTTCCTGTGTAA
- the LOC101290894 gene encoding histone deacetylase 14-like produces the protein MDLVLVTPSPSLAGSVLFLARQRFCNWKSPERLRLDAIFATDRILCKRLRRGRRCFSKRTEASTSFSDGTGESLYVPVNTKPSDARIIYAVAPAMGHNQEAHPESHFRVPAIVQALDKLELTPKFRGSKVIEIQNFRPALVDDIASVHTRSYVTGLEKAMDQVSKDGLIYIEGSGPTYATVDTFQESLIAAGAGIALIDSVVAESMNSRDPPTGFALIRPPGHHAIPKGPMGFCVFGNIAIAARYAQREHGLKRVFIIDFDVHHGNGTNDAFYEDPDIFFLSTHQDGSYPGTGKFDEIGRGDGEGTTLNLPLPGGSGDTAMRTVFDEVIVPCAQRFKPDIILVSAGYDAHALDPLASLQFTTGTYYMLASSIQQLSKEMCGGRCVFFLEGGYNLDSLSYSVADSFRAFLKEPSLASTFDDPAMLYEEPSLKVKQAIQRVKHIHSL, from the exons ATGGACCTCGTTCTAGTTACTCCTTCGCCATCTTTGGCTG GGAGTGTGTTGTTTTTGGCACGGCAGCGTTTTTGCAACTGGAAGAGTCCTGAAAGACTTCGTTTGGATGCAATATTTGCAACAGACAGAATTTTGTGTAAGAGATTGCGAAGAGGAAGGAGATGTTTCTCCAAAAGAACAGAAGCTTCTACTTCTTTTTCAGATGGTACTGGAGAAAGTCTTTATGTACCTGTTAATACAAAACCAAGTGATGCCCGTATAATTTATGCGGTAGCTCCTGCCATGGGCCATAACCAG GAAGCTCATCCAGAATCTCACTTTAGAGTTCCGGCGATAGTGCAGGCTCTGGACAAATTGGAACTCACACCAAAG TTCCGTGGCTCAAAGGTTATTGAAATTCAAAATTTTAGGCCAGCATTGGTGGATGACATAGCAAGTGTTCACACACGATCATATGTAACAGGCCTTGAAAAG GCTATGGATCAAGTGTCAAAAGATGGCCTTATTTATATAGAAGGCTCTGGACCAACATATGCAACTGTTGAT ACATTCCAGGAGTCACTGATTGCAGCTGGAGCAGGAATTGCCTTAATTGATTCAGTG GTAGCAGAGTCAATGAACAGCAGGGATCCACCTACAGGTTTTGCTTTGATAAGACCTCCAGGACACCATGCAATTCCAAAGGGTCCAATGGGGTTTTGTGTGTTTGGAAATATTGCAATTGCAGCTCGTTATGCTCAACGTGAACATGGCTTGAAGCGTGTCTTTATAATTGATTTTGATGTTCACCATGGGAATGGGACAAATGATGCTTTCTATGAGGATCCGGATATATTCTTCCTTTCAACTCACCAA GATGGCAGTTACCCTGGTACTGGAAAATTTGATGAGATAGGTCGTGGAGATGGCGAAGGAACGACGCTAAATCTTCCTCTACCAGGAGGCTCAGGTGATACTGCCATGAGAACTGTGTTTGATGAAGTAATTGTGCCATGTGCTCAAAGGTTTAAGCCAGATATTATTCTTGTCTCTGCTGG GTATGATGCGCATGCATTGGATCCACTTGCAAGTTTGCAGTTCACAACTGGAACATATTACATGCTAGCATCTAGCATTCAACAACTTTCCAAGGAGATGTGCGGTGGTCGATGTGTGTTCTTCTTGGAAGGAGGATATAATCTCGACTCTCTCTCATATTCCGTTGCGGATTCGTTTCGTGCTTTTCTCAAAGAGCCAAGTTTGGCTTCTACGTTTGACGACCCTGCCATGTTGTATGAAGAGCCATCATTGAAGGTTAAGCAGGCAATTCAAAGGGTTAAACATATACATTCTTTGTGA